A genomic window from Fusarium verticillioides 7600 chromosome 5, whole genome shotgun sequence includes:
- a CDS encoding methionyl aminopeptidase, translating into MAAQVPTEALKELNVADGSQKPGANTQSKTDAAGDDHGEDDSEDEANGTAPAEGAAKKKKKRKPKKKKKNPTSQSDPPRVQVSQLFPNKSYPHGEEVEYKDENNYRTTDEEKRHLDNLNSDFLADYREAAEIHRQVRQWTQKNVKPGQTLTQIAEGIEDGVRALTGHAGLEEGDSIKAGMGFPCGLSLNHCAAHYTPNAGNKMVLQQEDVMKVDFGVHVNGRIVDSAFTMSFDNKYDNLLKAVQEATNAGIREAGIDARVGEIGGVIQETMESFEVEIDGTTYPVKSIRNLTGHNILPYSIHGTKAVPIVKSNDQTKMEEGDVFAIETFGSTGNGYVRDDMETSHYAKRGDSQHVDLRLSSAKSLLNVINKNFGTLPFCRRYLDRLGQDKYLLGLNNLVNAGIVEAYPPLCDKKGSYTAQFEHTILIRPTVKEVISRGDDY; encoded by the exons ATGGCAGCTCAAGTCCCCACtgaagctctcaaggagctcaacg TGGCCGATGGCTCTCAGAAGCCCGGCGCAAACACACAATCAAAGACCGATGCTGCCGGAGACGATCACGGCGAAGATGACTCCGAAGACGAAGCCAACGGCACTGCTCCCGCCGAGGGAGCcgccaaaaagaagaagaagagaaagcccaagaagaagaagaagaaccctACCAGCCAGAGCGACCCTCCTCGAGTCCAGGTCAGCCAGTTGTTCCCTAACAAGTCCTACCCTCACGGAGAGGAGGTTGAATACAAGGACGAGAACAACTACCGAACtaccgatgaggagaagcgcCATCTCGATAACCTGAACAGCGACTTCTTGGCCGACTACCGCGAGGCAGCCGAGATTCATCGCCAGGTTCGACAGTGGACTCAGAAGAATGTCAAGCCTGGACAGACCTTGACTCAGATCGCTGAGGGaattgaggatggtgttcGTGCTCTCACTGGACACGCCGGACTAGAGGAGGGTGATAgtatcaaggctggtatGGGTTTCCCTTGTGGTCTGAGTCTCAACCACTGCGCCGCGCATTACACTCCCAATGCCGGTAACAAGATGGTTCTCCAACAGGAGGATGTCATGAAGGTCGATTTCGGTGTCCACGTCAACGGTCGTATTGTCGACTCTGCCTTTACTATGTCCTTCGACAACAAGTAcgacaaccttctcaagGCCGTCCAGGAGGCCACTAACGCCGGTATCCGCGAGGCCGGTATCGATGCTCGCGTCGGTGAAATTGGTGGTGTCATCCAGGAGACCATGGAGAgcttcgaggttgagatcgATGGAACCACGTACCCCGTCAAGAGTATCCGCAACCTCACAGGCCACAACATTCTGCCCTACAGCATCCACGGAACCAAGGCCGTACCCATCGTCAAGAGTAACGATCAgaccaagatggaggaaggCGATGTCTTTGCCATTGAGACCTTTGGAAGCACTGGCAATGGATACGTCCGCGACGATATGGAGACGTCGCACTATGCTAAGCGAGGAGACTCGCAGCACGTTGATCTCCGCTTGAGCTCGGCCAAGTCTCTGCTTAACGTGATTAACAAGAACTTTGGCACTCTGCCGTTCTGCCGCCGATATCTGGACCGTCTTGGCCAGGACAAGTATCTACTTGGA ctcaacaacctggTCAACGCTGGTATCGTCGAAGCGTACCCGCCCTTGTGTGACAAGAAGGGCTCGTACACTGCTCAGTTTGAGCAT ACCATTCTGATTCGACCCACCGTGAAGGAGGTCATCAGCCGTGGAGATGACTACTAG